The following coding sequences lie in one Paraburkholderia largidicola genomic window:
- the tssK gene encoding type VI secretion system baseplate subunit TssK: MSYSAKVLWGEGLFLRPQHFQRQDAYHEARLFESIQAIQPYNWGVRSVRFDRDALGSNVLRVSELSLVFPDGALYAAPQADELPPPVALDTLPDGINEFTFYLALHPVRETGQNYSTDEDGFVSRYVSRQSVVPDHFTDAAEADITFLKTSVKLIAHSEPRDQLLSVPLVRVRRTATSGFELDESFVPPCLAIDASPLLHQRLRQLIDALQAKVNALYGFHREPTKNIIEFRSGDIASFWLLHTASAAFAALAHLYQHSALHPERLFQELLRLAGQLMTFSKGYALADLPAYRHDDPGPGFARLDGILRDLLETVISTRYFAIALEEVRPSFHAGRLDSGKIDDKTQFFLAVSADLPAVELVDAVPARFKVGAPDDVDKLVLSAMPGVRLAYTPQVPPAIPVRPGACYFSLEARGALYERMLQARSTMIYAPSGLNDLKLELIAVTP; this comes from the coding sequence ATGAGTTATTCCGCAAAGGTGCTCTGGGGGGAAGGCCTTTTTCTGAGGCCACAGCATTTCCAGCGACAGGACGCGTACCACGAGGCACGCCTGTTCGAATCGATCCAGGCCATCCAGCCGTACAACTGGGGCGTGCGTTCGGTGCGCTTCGACCGCGATGCGCTCGGCAGCAACGTGCTGCGCGTAAGCGAACTGTCGCTCGTGTTTCCCGATGGCGCGCTCTACGCCGCGCCACAGGCGGATGAACTGCCGCCGCCCGTCGCGCTCGACACGCTGCCCGACGGCATCAATGAATTCACGTTCTATCTCGCGCTGCATCCCGTGCGTGAAACGGGGCAGAACTATTCGACCGATGAAGACGGTTTCGTGTCGCGCTACGTCAGCAGGCAGAGCGTCGTGCCGGATCATTTCACCGACGCTGCGGAAGCCGACATCACGTTTCTGAAGACGAGCGTGAAGCTGATCGCGCACAGCGAACCGCGCGACCAGCTACTGTCCGTGCCGCTCGTGCGCGTGCGCCGCACGGCCACTTCCGGTTTCGAGCTGGACGAGTCGTTCGTGCCGCCGTGCCTGGCGATCGATGCCTCGCCGCTTCTGCATCAAAGGCTGCGTCAACTGATCGACGCGTTGCAGGCGAAGGTGAATGCGCTTTATGGTTTTCATCGCGAACCGACCAAGAACATCATCGAATTCCGTTCGGGTGACATTGCGTCGTTCTGGCTACTGCATACCGCGAGCGCCGCGTTTGCCGCGCTCGCGCATCTGTATCAGCATTCGGCGCTGCATCCCGAGCGGCTGTTTCAGGAACTGCTGCGACTCGCGGGCCAGCTGATGACGTTCTCCAAAGGCTACGCGCTCGCCGATCTGCCCGCCTATCGGCACGACGATCCTGGGCCGGGCTTCGCGCGTCTCGACGGCATCTTGCGCGATCTGCTGGAGACGGTGATCTCGACGCGCTACTTCGCGATCGCGCTCGAAGAAGTCCGCCCGTCGTTCCATGCGGGGCGCCTCGACTCGGGCAAGATCGACGACAAGACGCAGTTCTTCCTCGCCGTGTCGGCGGATCTGCCCGCCGTCGAACTCGTCGACGCCGTGCCCGCGCGCTTCAAGGTGGGCGCCCCCGACGACGTCGACAAGCTCGTGCTCTCGGCGATGCCGGGCGTGCGGCTCGCGTACACGCCGCAAGTGCCGCCCGCGATTCCCGTGCGGCCGGGCGCATGCTACTTCTCGCTGGAAGCACGCGGCGCGCTCTATGAACGCATGTTGCAGGCCCGTTCGACGATGATCTACGCACCGTCGGGACTCAACGATCTCAAACTCGAACTGATCGCGGTCACACCATGA
- a CDS encoding NAD(P)/FAD-dependent oxidoreductase, translated as MAEIGIVGAGFIGLASAGWLMRDGHRVTLFDPAGVAQGASFGNAGTFAPYGCIPVNNPSVFRDLPRFLLSSESPFRLRWSYLPHLLPWLARFMVSSTRKRYEASAGALAALLAQAQVGYAPLLEEPGLAKYVRPRECLYLYSSGASFDASRASLDLRKQLGVSFDVLSAAEVRELEPALAPIFERGVLFSDSWHFSDPQGFLLSLHERLAARGLAFERKRVNALAPTADGVTLTTDDGTPRRFDHVVVATGARSAKFAAQCGDRVPLDTERGYHVRYRGAAQLISRPVGWAERGFYMTPMDDGVRVAGTVELGGFSDVRNRSLLDLLTFSSKRALPGLTQPDSSWLGFRPTLPDGVPVLGRSSDSERVIYAFGHQHLGLTLAGVSGRIVADLVARRAPPLDLSRYAATRF; from the coding sequence ATGGCCGAGATTGGCATCGTCGGGGCGGGTTTCATCGGGCTTGCCAGCGCCGGCTGGCTAATGCGCGATGGGCACCGCGTCACGCTGTTCGATCCGGCGGGCGTCGCGCAGGGCGCGTCGTTCGGTAACGCGGGCACGTTCGCGCCGTATGGCTGCATTCCCGTCAACAACCCTTCCGTGTTTCGCGATCTGCCGCGGTTCCTGCTGTCGAGCGAAAGTCCGTTCCGCTTGCGCTGGAGTTATTTGCCGCATCTGTTGCCGTGGCTCGCGCGCTTCATGGTCAGCTCGACGCGCAAGCGCTATGAAGCGAGTGCCGGCGCGCTTGCTGCGCTGCTCGCGCAGGCCCAGGTGGGCTACGCGCCTTTGCTCGAAGAACCCGGACTCGCGAAGTATGTGCGACCGCGCGAATGCCTGTATCTGTATTCGAGCGGCGCGTCGTTCGATGCCTCGCGTGCTTCGCTGGATTTGCGCAAGCAGCTCGGCGTGTCGTTCGACGTGCTGTCTGCCGCCGAGGTGCGCGAACTGGAGCCTGCACTTGCGCCGATCTTCGAGCGCGGCGTGCTCTTCAGCGACAGCTGGCACTTCTCCGATCCACAGGGCTTTTTGCTATCGCTGCATGAACGGCTCGCGGCGCGTGGCCTCGCGTTCGAACGCAAGCGCGTGAACGCGCTTGCGCCCACGGCAGACGGGGTCACGCTGACGACGGACGATGGCACGCCACGCCGCTTCGATCATGTCGTCGTCGCGACGGGCGCGCGCTCCGCGAAATTTGCGGCGCAATGCGGCGACCGCGTGCCGCTCGATACGGAGCGCGGCTATCACGTGCGCTATCGCGGCGCGGCGCAACTGATTTCGCGGCCCGTCGGCTGGGCCGAGCGCGGCTTCTACATGACGCCGATGGACGACGGCGTGCGCGTCGCGGGAACGGTCGAACTGGGTGGCTTCAGCGACGTGCGCAACCGTTCGCTGCTGGACCTGCTGACGTTTTCTTCGAAGCGCGCGTTGCCGGGGCTGACGCAGCCCGACAGTTCGTGGCTCGGCTTCCGGCCTACGCTGCCCGACGGCGTGCCCGTGCTGGGCCGCTCGAGCGACAGCGAGCGCGTGATTTACGCATTCGGACATCAGCATCTCGGACTGACGTTGGCGGGCGTGAGCGGGCGCATCGTGGCCGATCTCGTCGCGCGGCGCGCGCCGCCGCTCGACCTCTCGCGCTACGCGGCGACGCGGTTCTGA
- the icmH gene encoding type IVB secretion system protein IcmH/DotU, which translates to MSYAPSLFDTSTQPSALPPSALQPSYQVRSLLDLLYDGFFMLFLLKNGREPGNAAEFMNRIQQFLGDFERGAKKLDVAAEDAYTAKFAFCAAVDEMVLSSPFAIRTEWERRPLQLALFGEQLAGEKFFQHLEECRAQGAARLQSLEVFHMCLLLGFQGKYLLEGSEKLAYLTARLGDEIAHMKGKRAPFAPHWALPDQIAHRLKREVPLWTIGAVFALVGLVAFLGLNTYLKDATLRSLAPYSQIIRLGPQSANLTISLP; encoded by the coding sequence ATGAGCTACGCACCTTCCCTGTTCGACACCAGCACGCAGCCGTCCGCGCTGCCGCCGTCCGCATTGCAGCCGAGCTATCAGGTCCGCTCGCTGCTCGATCTGCTGTACGACGGCTTTTTCATGCTGTTCCTGTTGAAGAACGGGCGCGAACCGGGCAACGCTGCCGAGTTCATGAATCGCATCCAGCAGTTCCTGGGTGATTTCGAGCGCGGCGCGAAAAAGCTCGACGTTGCGGCGGAAGACGCGTACACGGCGAAGTTCGCATTCTGCGCAGCCGTCGATGAGATGGTGTTGTCGTCGCCGTTTGCGATCCGTACGGAGTGGGAGCGCCGTCCGCTGCAGCTTGCGTTGTTCGGCGAGCAGCTTGCTGGTGAGAAGTTCTTCCAGCATCTGGAGGAATGTCGTGCGCAAGGGGCCGCGCGTCTGCAATCGCTCGAGGTTTTTCATATGTGTTTGCTGCTGGGCTTTCAGGGCAAGTATTTGCTCGAAGGGTCGGAAAAGCTTGCGTATCTGACTGCGCGTCTTGGCGATGAAATCGCGCATATGAAGGGCAAACGTGCGCCGTTTGCGCCGCATTGGGCGTTGCCCGATCAGATTGCGCACCGGCTCAAGCGAGAGGTCCCGCTGTGGACGATCGGTGCTGTGTTTGCGCTCGTTGGCCTCGTGGCGTTCCTCGGGCTTAACACCTATCTGAAGGATGCGACGTTGCGCTCGCTTGCGCCTTACTCGCAGATTATCCGGCTTGGGCCGCAGTCGGCGAATCTGACTATTTCTCTTCCCTGA
- a CDS encoding tetratricopeptide repeat protein, translating into MKNRLFTSLSGAVLVCGMIAGCATQGNSTPPTPEAFNKALSDADTVAKNGDQDRAIALYQQLAKTDPTREEPWSRIAQIQFTQGHYGQAIVAAQEALQRDQTDRQAKSVLAVAGLRVATQSLGELRQDAALAGDAKSDAQALARQLRDTLGEATLFPPDASDKQAVKKKRVVRHVAKQAPKATDPADSSAAAPAANAPAPTPAAAPATPAAPAKAAQSGGASDPFSALR; encoded by the coding sequence ATGAAAAATCGGCTCTTTACCAGTCTTTCTGGGGCAGTGCTGGTATGCGGCATGATTGCCGGATGCGCCACGCAGGGAAATTCCACTCCACCGACGCCCGAAGCATTTAACAAAGCGCTCAGCGACGCAGATACCGTAGCGAAGAATGGCGATCAGGATCGCGCCATCGCGCTTTATCAGCAATTGGCCAAAACCGATCCGACGCGTGAAGAGCCGTGGTCGCGTATTGCGCAGATCCAGTTCACGCAAGGTCATTACGGCCAGGCCATCGTCGCCGCGCAGGAGGCGCTGCAGCGCGACCAGACCGACCGCCAGGCTAAGAGCGTGCTGGCTGTCGCAGGCTTGCGCGTCGCGACGCAATCGCTCGGCGAGTTGCGTCAGGACGCGGCGCTTGCGGGCGACGCGAAGTCGGATGCGCAAGCGCTCGCCAGGCAATTGCGCGACACGCTCGGCGAAGCGACGCTGTTCCCGCCCGACGCGAGCGACAAACAGGCTGTGAAGAAGAAGCGTGTCGTGCGTCACGTCGCGAAACAGGCGCCGAAGGCAACGGATCCGGCCGACAGCAGCGCCGCCGCGCCGGCTGCCAATGCGCCTGCGCCGACACCTGCCGCTGCGCCCGCCACGCCCGCTGCACCCGCGAAAGCAGCGCAAAGCGGCGGCGCGTCCGATCCCTTTAGCGCGCTGCGCTGA
- a CDS encoding branched-chain amino acid ABC transporter substrate-binding protein — MNRRTWVIRLAVCALAAHASFAFAADPEIVKIGFVGPLTGPVARVGKDLQYGAQLALDEENAKHPTVAGKPVKFVLDVQDDQADPRVAIQVAQKLVDEGVVGVIGHYNSGCSIPASTVYHNANVAMITPGSTNPQLTRQGYKNVFRTMGHDGIGGVVAGHFVVEQMKAKRIGIIDDRTAFGQGLADAFEKGVKEANGNIVSREFTNDKAVDFRAILTSLKSKNVDVIFFGGLDEQGAMLVKQMRSLGMQTQLFGAGALKSNAFLQIAGSSGERTQDLEPGPALDKLPAAQEFGKRYKARFNQDVELYAPFAYDAALAMLKAIHDANSLDRAKIVESLGKVSLTGVTGKITFDPYGDLIRPPYTLFEVQQGQWKSVKTVGGGV, encoded by the coding sequence ATGAATCGACGTACATGGGTGATCAGGTTAGCGGTTTGCGCTCTGGCGGCGCATGCTTCGTTTGCATTTGCCGCGGATCCGGAAATCGTCAAGATAGGTTTTGTCGGCCCGTTGACGGGACCCGTCGCGCGGGTCGGCAAGGATCTGCAATACGGCGCGCAACTCGCGCTCGATGAAGAAAATGCGAAGCATCCGACCGTCGCGGGCAAGCCCGTCAAGTTCGTGCTCGACGTGCAGGACGACCAGGCCGATCCGCGCGTCGCGATTCAGGTCGCGCAAAAGCTCGTGGATGAAGGCGTGGTCGGCGTGATTGGTCACTACAACTCGGGGTGCAGCATTCCGGCCTCGACTGTGTACCACAACGCCAATGTGGCAATGATCACGCCTGGCTCGACCAATCCGCAGCTAACCAGGCAGGGTTACAAGAACGTGTTCCGCACGATGGGGCATGACGGCATTGGCGGCGTGGTGGCGGGGCATTTCGTCGTCGAGCAGATGAAGGCGAAGCGCATTGGCATCATCGACGACCGCACGGCATTTGGGCAAGGTCTCGCCGATGCATTCGAGAAGGGCGTGAAGGAAGCGAACGGCAACATCGTGTCACGCGAATTCACCAACGACAAGGCCGTCGACTTCCGCGCGATTCTCACTTCGCTGAAGAGCAAGAATGTCGACGTGATTTTCTTTGGCGGACTGGACGAGCAGGGCGCGATGCTGGTCAAGCAGATGCGATCGCTGGGTATGCAGACGCAGTTGTTTGGCGCGGGCGCGTTGAAGAGTAATGCCTTCTTGCAGATAGCGGGGTCTTCGGGTGAGCGCACCCAGGATCTCGAGCCGGGACCCGCGCTTGATAAGTTGCCTGCGGCGCAGGAATTCGGCAAGCGTTACAAGGCGCGGTTCAATCAGGATGTCGAACTTTATGCGCCTTTTGCGTATGACGCTGCGCTCGCTATGTTGAAGGCGATTCATGATGCTAATTCGCTTGATCGTGCGAAGATTGTTGAGAGTTTGGGGAAGGTGTCTTTGACGGGTGTCACCGGGAAGATTACTTTTGATCCTTATGGGGATTTGATTCGGCCGCCATACACACTCTTTGAAGTGCAGCAGGGGCAGTGGAAGAGTGTCAAGACTGTGGGGGGAGGGGTGTAA
- the tssJ gene encoding type VI secretion system lipoprotein TssJ, which produces MNTRAIRVASLIALSLGGSSLLGGCAAGVSVLGAAASSALQAAGIGKPDVPDSQKPPRNIGLTLYAASNLNAANDKRPLALVVRLYTLKDPTSFQQAPFDTFTDPTKEKSTLGGDLLGVREVTLIPGQRYNVTEKVSREAQAFGIVALFRDPALQRWKFAFDPGKSEKSGIMIGLHNCAMTVTNGTVIPPDQALPVQSLNLLSSVSCG; this is translated from the coding sequence ATGAATACGCGCGCTATCCGGGTTGCATCGCTAATCGCATTGAGTCTGGGCGGAAGCTCGCTGCTGGGGGGCTGCGCGGCCGGCGTCAGCGTGCTCGGCGCGGCCGCCTCGTCGGCCTTGCAGGCCGCGGGAATCGGCAAGCCGGACGTGCCGGACTCGCAAAAGCCGCCGCGCAATATCGGCTTGACCTTATATGCGGCGTCCAATCTCAACGCAGCGAATGACAAGCGTCCGCTTGCACTAGTCGTGCGCCTCTACACGCTGAAAGATCCCACCTCTTTTCAACAGGCGCCTTTCGATACGTTTACTGATCCTACTAAAGAAAAGAGCACATTGGGCGGCGATCTGCTTGGCGTGCGCGAAGTGACGCTCATTCCCGGGCAGCGCTATAACGTCACCGAAAAGGTATCGCGCGAGGCGCAGGCATTCGGTATCGTGGCACTATTCCGCGATCCCGCCTTGCAGCGCTGGAAGTTCGCGTTCGATCCAGGAAAATCGGAGAAATCCGGCATAATGATCGGGCTGCATAACTGTGCAATGACGGTGACAAATGGCACGGTGATTCCGCCCGATCAGGCATTGCCCGTGCAGTCATTAAATTTGCTGTCGTCGGTCAGTTGCGGCTAA
- a CDS encoding GNAT family N-acetyltransferase, whose product MIEIRPACFPDDIDLVRAIFREYADGLGIDLSFQAFDEELSALPGKYSPPRGTILLAWRDERLIGSVALRPFEFDICEMKRLYVRPEGRGHQIGTLLAQAVVQSAKEAGYRRMRLDTLPSMKSAQRLYAALGFRPISAYVFNPVEGTRFLELVL is encoded by the coding sequence ATGATCGAGATTCGGCCCGCTTGTTTTCCTGACGATATCGACTTGGTGCGGGCGATTTTCCGCGAGTACGCGGATGGTCTCGGTATTGACCTGAGCTTTCAGGCGTTCGATGAGGAACTGTCCGCGCTGCCTGGTAAGTACTCGCCGCCGCGTGGCACGATATTGCTCGCGTGGCGCGATGAACGTTTGATCGGCAGCGTTGCGCTGCGGCCTTTCGAGTTTGATATCTGCGAGATGAAGCGACTTTATGTGCGGCCCGAAGGGCGCGGGCATCAGATCGGGACACTTCTTGCACAGGCTGTCGTTCAATCCGCTAAGGAAGCGGGGTATCGGAGGATGCGGCTCGATACGCTGCCGAGTATGAAGAGCGCGCAGCGGCTCTATGCTGCTTTAGGGTTCAGGCCGATTTCTGCTTATGTTTTTAATCCTGTTGAGGGGACGAGGTTTCTTGAGCTGGTGCTGTGA
- the tssB gene encoding type VI secretion system contractile sheath small subunit, with the protein MAKKESIQKRLQKVRPPRVQLTYEVERGDAIEVKELPFVVGVVADLAGQSEVEQPKLRDRKFVSIDRDNFDDVMKAIEPRAAFQVENRLSDAGGKFGVDVRFRSMADFNPDEVVAQIEPLRRLLEARSKLADLRNKLAGNDKLEDLLGEVLKNTQQLQALAGTTQRAEGDSAGSESRTDENK; encoded by the coding sequence ATGGCCAAGAAAGAAAGTATTCAAAAGCGCTTGCAGAAGGTACGGCCGCCGCGCGTTCAACTGACCTACGAGGTCGAGCGCGGCGATGCGATCGAAGTGAAGGAACTGCCGTTCGTAGTCGGCGTGGTCGCCGATCTCGCCGGACAGTCGGAAGTCGAACAGCCGAAGTTGCGCGATCGCAAGTTCGTCAGTATCGACCGCGACAATTTCGACGACGTGATGAAAGCCATCGAGCCGCGCGCGGCCTTCCAGGTGGAAAACCGCCTGAGCGATGCGGGCGGCAAGTTCGGTGTCGATGTGCGTTTCCGCTCGATGGCCGATTTCAATCCCGACGAAGTGGTTGCGCAGATCGAACCGCTGCGCCGTCTGCTCGAAGCGCGCTCGAAGCTCGCGGATCTGCGCAACAAGCTGGCCGGCAACGACAAGCTTGAAGATCTGCTTGGCGAAGTGCTGAAGAACACGCAGCAGTTGCAGGCGCTCGCCGGGACGACGCAACGCGCCGAGGGCGATAGCGCAGGCAGCGAATCGCGTACCGACGAGAACAAGTAG